A window of Populus trichocarpa isolate Nisqually-1 chromosome 17, P.trichocarpa_v4.1, whole genome shotgun sequence genomic DNA:
aacaaaattaaaattgcgattaaattccacaaatgttacgtcatcatgcgatgttcttctaatttatgtagtgttaacatgcttttcaaattgaggttataaaataattaaaaaatatatatattaatattaatggtttttaatttaaatattgtagatttaactaccattattacatcattaaataaataatacttttgtcaaatatttttttattattctattaccTTATCTACAATTTCGTAATGTATGAAATTAATCGGATAAAGActatagttttcatggttttttgagcgtgcaacaaaatcaggtaaaatatcatcagaaacaaaattaaaattgcgATTAAATTCCACAAATattacgtcatcatgcgatattcTTCTAATTTCTGTAGTGTtaacatgcttttcaaattgaggttataaaataattaaacaatatatatattaatattaatggtttttaatttaaatattgtagatttaactgccattattacatcattaaataaataatactttatatcaaatatttttttattatttcattaccTTATCTACAATTTCGTGATGTATGAAATTAATCGGATAAAGActatagttttcatggttttttgagcgtgcaacaaaatcaggtaaaatatcatcagaaacaaaattgaaattgcgattaaattccacaaatgttacgtcatcatgcgatgttcttctaatttatgtagtgttactaaataatattaaacactagtttttttagtaaaaataatttttaaaaaataattttttttaatataagtagtTATAATCATGGCACTGTTCATGAACAGTGCCAGTGAAATTCACCTggcactattcacgtgaacagtgttcAGGTGAATTATCCAGGTTGGCAGACGTGAGCAACAGCTCTCAGCTGCTTTATAGGAACCGgcgtttcaacaaaaaaaaatacataggtCCCACACAAACATTCAGTtgcattttaatattatcaaacaTGATGTTTACATAATGAGTTTTAAAAGTAGAATctaccgcgtaaacaaacaTCTTCTTAAATGAGtctcaccaaaaacaaaactcaatttttaagttaatcaaacattaatatttGTGGTTGATTGTCAACTTCAGTCACAACCTCAATACTAATTGGTACGTGTGTTTGTTGCAGTTTTAAATGTAGTGACAAGCACACAAGTGAACCTTAACGAGCGAGTAAATTCCAAATGGGTCGAGGGACAGTTCAGCATGATATCTGGAGAAGGGGGAGATAATGGAGTAATTAAGATATTGTTAAACGTGAGTGATTGTGTCTGCTGTTGAGTGTTATGGAACGAATTCTGTAGGGCTTGGACTTGTAATTAGTTCAACTAATGCTGCCAGTCAATTATACTTTACTTCTatacttcacaaaaaaaaaaaaaaaaaaaccccctaGGGAGTCATTATCGAGCTTCATTGCACtccttaatttcttctttttctttttttttttttcaattcgacttgccaattttttttaatggttttaattaATGGTCATTTTCGacaaaataatagtaatttgttaactttattccatgttataaCACCGTCAATATGAGTTCACAATTATAACTATAGTAACGGCCTTTGTAGAGAAAAATAGTGGGTCAATATGAGTTCCATgttataaattaactttttatcttcaaatataattattaaacctggcTCTAGAAAATTTCAACCTTGACATATTGATTTAGTTAAATATGGATAACTTGATGAGTTAATCCACCACTTAATAGACCTAATCAAATCTAAttaagtcaaaaaaaaaaaaaaaaaaaaagttaaaataattttgttttgaatatgaTAGATTCGTGGTTATTTAGTGTCCCGCAAGTTAACTAATGACTCCAGACAAGCTTGACAAGTATGATCCACcagcatatttttcataatttttatatttttgatagttttaatgtattgtttatatgatttttatttactaaaaatattattacagtacatatttaatgaataaattaagcaaaaactatgcattattaaaatttattgagaatttcaaTGAATTTATAATAAGAATAGTTGCTATTAACATCCACAAAGCTTGCAGTCCATAATGGcaccatttaaaaatataattgttcatGAGGGTCTGGAGAAATTTTATGACACTCAAATTATAACTATTAAAAACTTATAGTATATGAAAGAGATAGATATAAAAAGagataattcaaaaaattattatttaataggaaaatgaatttttatcacttttttatAGGATcagatatcattttttttatattgtaaatatCCAATAATTAAgtaccataaaataaaattttcggAGAATTCACAGTGTTTGGAAATAGACGGAAGGAATTAGGAATGAGTTGGGTCGACAAGGAAAGGGAACTGGGCTTTATAACTTTCTGCTTTATCTGGGCTTGATCCCTATTTATCTGGGCTTGATcgctattttatattttctatctaTTTTTTCGTGGGCTATATTTACCGGCCCATGGATAAGATTAAAATGCATAAGTTGTCTTTAATCTTATGCTATTGAGTCAATTAACATGTTGCTGggataactatttttattaaaacaataatatttcaatcatttttttttatgttcatctGATCAAgtctaaattatatttaagtttgattaagtcaaataaattattaaaatttatttaaattaatattttatcttatttaactAAAAACTCTAtccaaattaagtttttaattttaatttgtaggtttttcttacttacaattgTTTTGATTTCGAACAATACAAAGTGTTTTGGATTGCTATCTAAACAACGGCAATACCATaatcaaaatcatatttatttttttaagggaatcatgaaaaaaataaggaaaaaactaattttagttataatacttgtttaatattgtgataataataattttttaaagtattttttatttaaaaatatattaaattaatatttttttaatttttaaaattatttttaatatcaaaatgttaaaataatttaaaaatatatataaaaaaaacttcaaaattcttttatatcacttttaaaacataaaaataaatttatgcattccaatttgactcgagAGACAAGAGAATAGCCATCAACAGACTACCTAAGCAAAGCAAGAGTAAAAAGAGTTGTCTTGTCCATAATCCACAAGCTGACAAACAGCAAACAGCAAACAGCAAACTACTTCACTCTCTTGCATCCTCCGCTCaaatcttctttgtttttatacaACAACACTCCCTCCACCCCTCAAAACACTCTATATCTCTCTCTAACAACTAAGTCCAAAACCCAATTGGCTTATCAGATCATAAAAACTAAGTAACCACAATTTGTTatcaagttttgattttgaagtgCATGGCTGCTCTTCACTCTACTGCTTTTCGTTTAGGTAGTGTGGCTTTGTCTTCTCGTCAAGAACTTAGTTTTAGACGAGGGAATGTTAAAGCCTCAGCTTTTTCTTGCCCTTCTTCGGTTTCCATTCCTCGATTGAGCTTCCAAAGTAagcattttttgtttcttggaatCATAAATTACTTCACTTTATCTTGAGTTTTGATGTATGTCAAAGTGTTTTTTCCTTGATGGGTTCTTCATAGTCAGTTTAAATTGCGCTGATTCTTGTTGGAAACGACTGGCCATgtcttttaaattgaagtttcgATGATCAAGTTTTGGCTTCTGCCAGTTTTAGTCTCATAATAGCGTAGTAGATGTCAAGTTGAATCTCaggttgtgtttttgttttgaactttttttgttaaatgataaatttagaAGAGTCAGAGAATATTTTTGAGCTTTAAGGCCTATAAAGCTCCAATCTTGTAGATGTCATATCATCAAGAGGCTTCAAATTCTTTAATAGTTTTGGCACATTGAGCTTTGTTCTGCTATCTTGAGAAATATATTCTGCTGGagagaagaaattttttttgcctttataGTTCAAATTCCCTTGGGCATCAGCTTCTTTTACCAAATGCATTACGTTTCTGTTTTTGCTATCTATTTAGATATATgaacttcttttctctctttttttcaacttttcatcAACTTGTTATGTGACTCTTGACCCTTTAATTTGCTTCCTTTCTTATGCATACTAGGTAAAGCATTAGGAGGTGATGGGTTTCCAGAAACGAAAGATTCCTCTCTTGTGGTTTGCTTTGGTGAAATGCTAATTGACTTTGTCCCGACCATTAGTGGACTTTCATTGGCTGATGCGCCAGCATTTAAAAAGGCTCCAGGAGGTGCACCTGCTAATGTTGCTGTCGGTATTGCTCGTCTTGGTGGCTCATCAGCATTTATTGGGAAGGTACCATTATGATAATATCAATCCATTTTTGTGGAAATGAGTAGAAAATAAGGAAGCAAggataaattcattttcaaagaGCCAATTTGTTAAGGAGTGGATTAAAACTTCTGCCTGACTGGTTTTTTGATTCTATAGGGCCGGGTAATCTAGGATTGTGGTATTAAATTTAGGATCCTATTATAGTGTCATCTATGTTTCCTTTCTCCATCTTAATTGCGTCAAGACACAGAACAACCTTCTTGTTTCACAGAGATTTTGCTTGCAGATTCCAGGAGTTTTCTGAGATTGTACGGCACAGCAGCTTAGGAATTTAAATGCTTCTGTGCATCCACTACCACAAACTCTTTCCTTGAAATTCATGATATCTAACAGTGAAAAACTGTCATCAACCTCTTTGAGTTGAATGGAAATTGATTTATTGCTTATAGACTATGGATAGTTGGAGATAGAACCTATCTGTAAAAGCCAGGAGCTGTCAAAGCAGTAGTTCGCTTTGTTAACAACATAGTTATATTGATTGTTCTTTCAACCTAGTGCATTCTTGACAAAGGATTGCTTATTCCCTCTTTCTTCTAAAAATTAACTGTGCATCAGTTTCATAGCATGCCATTCCATgcttttatttatcatatttgtGTGTTTTCGACAAAAATTAACCATAGATATTTTATCTCTCGTCTATTCTCTCAGATCTCGAATCTTTTGTACGACATGCACAGGTTGGTGAAGATGAGTTCGGATACATGCTTGCTGAAATATTAAAGGAGAATAATGTGAACAGTGAAGGGATGCGTTTTGATCCTGGTGCACGGACTGCTTTAGCATTTGTTACATTAAGGAGTGATGGGGAACGTGAGTTCATGTTTTACCGTAATCCTAGTGCAGATATGTTGCTTCAAGAAGCTGAACTTGATCTAGATTTGATTAGAAAGGTATGTGAGGTTTATACTTGTAATGAttgcttaaaaattaaaagcgcAAAAAATCCCTTTTATAGAAGATTTTTAAAATGGAAGATGCAGTTCAAATATTGTCtgttcatcttcatcttcatcatcttttaaatatttttttgaaataaagtcATTTGCTTAGGcaccttttgaattttttataaaagaatgatAAATCAATAGGGCAGAAATGGTTCTTGGACTCAAAAGTCTGTAGTTTCTTAGAAAGAAACACCTAACAGACCCAAAATGGAAGGATAGATTTAACTTAACTATGGAAACTTTTAATGTACGTATGAATTACGTTTCTAATTTGAATGACAGAGATTAtagtttttcattcttttagaACTTATGAAGATTTTACTGCTCTTCGGGCACCTTATTAgataaaactaatttaaaatctagATTTAAGACCCActggttttaaaaaagataagataaaaaatcgTTTGTTTCTCCTCTTTTCTGTCCCCTGGCAGGCAAAAATACTTCATTATGGCTCTATAAGTCTTATAACAGAGCCATGCAAATCAGCCCACATTGCTGCAGCAAAAGCTGCCAAGAATGCAGGTGTTGTTTTATCCTACGATCCTAACCTGAGGCTTCCACTATGGCCTTCTGCAGAGAGTGCCAGAGAAGGGATTCTGAGCATTTGGGACACTGCTGATATTATTAAGGTAAGTACCTGGGTTCTTTTTGGCAATTGTTTTCCTTCCCCTAATGTACATACTAGACACAAtctggataaaaaaaaccactctGACGGTCACATTTAAATTATGTCTTTCAGATAAGTGAAGAAGAGATATCCTTCTTGACTAAAGGAGAAGATCCATATGATGATGCTGTTGTTCGTAAGCTATGCCATCCAAATCATAAATTGCTTCTTGTCACCGAAGGGCCCGAGGGCTGCAGGTATTACACCAAAGTAAGTCCTAAAAATATGTCATTTAGCATTTACTTTTACAACTTACAATACTCCCGCTCCTTCTCCTCGCCCATGCATGTCACTGAGAAATATTGTTTTGCTGTATTATTTCTTTGAGATTGGGTGATGACAGGAATTGATGTAAGATGCACTTCCACAGCCTTAGTtcatgagagagaaagagagagtctTGCTGCAGCATGTAACATTGTAGAACAACAGGCATGGAGAAGCAATCtagatattttgatttagagAGAATTATTgtgactggaaaatatttttatcaactcTAACATAAAACtgcaattttataaaaaccttCTCTGCTTATGTAAGTTTGTTCTGTTGAGACCAGCTATAAAATGCTGTCTTTCTATCAATTTGGAGGATTTGACTTGTAAATTTAGGGAAAATGTACTATGATTTTTAAACTGATTGAGCTTCTAACATAGTGCTAATGCCTTGTGAAATCTCCCTAGCTTGCAGATAaccttttcttctaaatttgtTGCTAAGTAGCTTCTTATATGTTTTCAGGAGTTCAATGGGAGGGTGAAGGGCTTAAAGGTAGATGCTGTGGACACCACTGGTGCTGGGGATGCATTTGTTGCTGGAATATTGTCACAGCTAGCTAAGGATCTCTCCTTGCTCCAGGTAATGCCATTaacaatttgatttaaaaatggTAGTTTCTTCAGGTCAATACTGCTGTTGTATGTGTGCATGCACAAATTTACATGTATGCATTTGGTATCTTCGTCATAATGTAACTTTGTTTGTTCGAATGTATTGCATAATCCTACCTTTGCAATATATCAACTGTTGACTCGAACATTTGAGTTTTGGATCTGCCCTTGGCAATCTCAGTAACCGTATACGCTCATGTTCTATCATTTCATGCAAACATATAACGAATATAGGGCGCTTTCTTCCATTGTATAGAAGAAACTTGATCTTCGGCTGTACTTAGAAGGGATAATATTTGGTAGGGAGTTTGTTATAACCATGCAAGGACTTCATAGAGCTAGACAATGTCGAGAACTTCTCAAAATTGCTTAActcccaatttatttttctttccagcATCTAAAATTTATGTATCTATTTATGCAATTTTGGTTTCCAATCTCCAGTAggattattttatgatattcttTAATTTACAGACATTCCAGGTTAATGTTGTCATGCAAACTAGTGCAATATTGTCTTTGGTTTTCATGATTTCTTGTTTAATAAACAGTGCACTTCATCTTGTAACATCGTAAAGCATTTTACCATCTGATccatcttattttaattttaatctttaagaATGAGGACCGATTGCGAGAAGCTCTGATGTTTGCTAATGCCTGTGGTGCATTGACTGTTAAGGGGAGAGGTGCAATTCCAGCTTTACCAACCAGAGAAGCTGTGCACAATGCCATCCTTCATTCTGTTGGATAGGGTTTCTTGTGATATCTGTGATTAGGTAATAAATTCCATTCCATTTCATTGGATTGTTCGACAATGTTAGCAATGGAGGGTGGTGGTAGTGTAGGATCTATTTAATTCTATTGTTCAAAACATATCTACCCAGTTCATTGTTGTAAGTTTACCATAATCTGTTGAGTGAAATCATTTGACTCTTGCGGGTAACACCAAACCCCCTGTCTCACACCATATTGTAAACATTCAGCTGAGGACTccaccaataaaataaatttacaatttttgTGATTTCTATTGTCTTTTTCTCTGCAATTTATATGATTCCCTCACCCTACTAATGAAGTGCTTCTTGACAAATAAGGCCTGCAAAATTTTGATAAACTCTCAGCTGTGATCTTTTAAACAGAAAGAATCTAACGAGATTGATTAAGTTCACGATCCAATCTGCAGCTGGTATAAGCCTTGTTTTCTCTCCCTATTGGCTTCCTGCAGAAAACCTAGCCTTGATATGACCCACATCAACATAACTGCAAAACCAATATTGTAAGTTTGCTTGAATATTGAGCATCATCTAATTCGCTCTCAAATATCTTGTTAATTTTCTACAACGCTTCTTAGGCTACGAAAGGAAGTAACTTTTCCCATTCTTACTCCCTCTCCCAAGATTTGAACCCAGATCTCCGAGGGTAAATCTCAAGTCTTCCAATATTTGAACCTGAGAACTCCAAGTAGAGATATCAAGTGCTTAATAATTTGGAGGCTCTCTTGGGGAGGACTTGCTTTCAAAGTTATGTTGTAATGAAAAGCTTAATACTATTGAAACAACCAAAGACATTTCCCATTAGTTCCTGTCAAAATTTAGACATTTATCTACACTCGCAATGTTTCAACACGAGTCCCAAAGAACAAAAATCTACAGTAGTTATCGCTTTAACTATAACTCTTCATTATTTGACAAGCTGATGTCTCAACCAATGACACATCCTATGTTTCCTTGTAGGAGTCGAGTCATACGAATCACATCCCATGTTTTGTCctaatttttctcctttttttgaACAAATTCTAAGTTTAGATTTGTCCATTTCAACCGATGGATATTTATGGACAAAATAGTTGAGAGTTTTCGGGCAATCCATTCCTTTTCCGAATTCATTGGATGAACTTAGAGTGAAACACAAACAAATCATCTCTTTAAAAACCCAATTCTTTTACCTCCCAATCATCCTCATTCAGTTACAAGACCAGGATCAAAACACTCTTTTAACACCAACATGGCTGACGAACAAGCTGAGCTGAATCGCATTTTCAAAAGATTCGACTTGAATGGTGATGGCAAGATCTCTGCAGCAGAGCTGGGCGATTGCTTGAAGACTCTCGGCTCAGTCACAGCAGAGGAGGTCAAGCGCATGATGGCTGAGATAGATACTGATGGTGATGGATCCATTTCATATCAGGAGTTCTTAGATTTTGCTAAGGCTAACAGTGGCCTGATGAAGGATGTTGCTAAGATATTTTAATCTTCCAACATatatcctttccttttctttgttgtttttacttAAGATGTGCTGTAATCTATGATTGTTTTAAGGCAGCGGCAAGTCTAAATGAATTTTGATTGACACAGACTTGCTTTCGTAGCTACACTACAAACATCTTTATCAACTAATGTTTCTATATATGAAATTAGGTATCTTGAGTATTTGGATGTGATATTGCAACAATAGAGTGGTTTTGCGGTCAAACAAGACGTTGCCAGTTCACGCTTTCAGATCCCATACTGAAAAATGGCTCCTATTCCAGAAAATTTTAAATGCACAAAGAATTGACCAGCATCTTAATTTTAGTCATTGATTGTGATCGTCATGCTATCATTTTATGGTCATAGGATGCTCAATTCCTTGGCTATTTACTACAGTATGATCTTCAAGTTCTGTGGTCATGTACAAAGATTTAGTGAAAAACCATATGCTAGTATGCAAGTTATGGCCTCTCGAGAACTCAGAATTCACATTTCATGATGAACTGCTCTGTCCCACTTGATTCATGCCAACAAACACGCGCATGAACGATAAGAGGCATCATATTCAAGCTTTTCTACTGTCAACAAGTTAAGAAAACAAGCAAATCTGcatgttgtgtttaagaaatataaaataacaagtcTAACCTTGAAATGAATCTATTACTCTCAGTCTTTACAATCATCAAGGGAAGATTACTAGAAAATCAGCATATTGCTTCCaagattataaaattagaagtttagcctttaaataaaatctatctTGTTGGCCCTTGAAGCCAAGGGCAGCAGAATGGAAGCTATTTACACACTTCTAAGCAAACTCGTTTTTCCTACTTACAATTTTTACACTCGTTTTGATTCTGATTTCCAGGCTTTTTCTcttcagagagagagaaaaaaggcaaGCAAAACCACCAAAGAGAAAAATCAGAAAGTTGAATATACCATGTTTTAACGACAACAAAGGTGATCATCATCCTCAAATTCTGAAACTCCTAACATAGCCAAGGCTAAGTGACTATTCATCTCACTTTTTGTCTGTTGTAGTTGAGGGTAACAATCTATAATCCCAGAAAAATTGGACTTCTTCCTGTTTGAGTAGATTGGTTGTTCTTCACCTCTCAGCATGCCAATAATTTCGTCTATTCCTGGCCTTCGAGATTCTTCATTACTTACACAGGCGGTGGCAGCCTGAATCATCTGGATTATTTGAGTTGTATTTCTCAAAGTGCATTCAAGTCGTGGATCAAGCAACTCCTCAATGGCTCCTTTTCCCTTCTGCAATAGAGGTTTAGCCTGCAAAAGAATGCAGGGTCCATGATGTTCAATTTCACATCCAAGCCAAGCAGATACTATTcataataaaagaacaaatgTCATCATGTTGCGAACAAATGGCCAATATTTATGATAGGCTTGTTTGCTACTTGCTCAAGTCGAAATGATTTTTCATAGTGCAATCAAATCCTACTATGACTGACCTTGTTTCCAAAGTAAAAGCACGTGGTTTTATTAGAGCTTTAAGGCAAAAATCATAGTAAAATTTAGTAATGATAGGATCCTTCAAAATAGCAAAACCATgagaacaaataaaatcatcctCTACATGATATTACAACAAATTTGGCAAATTCGTGCATGATTCTGGGATGACAATTGCTTAATAATTCATGTTTTAGCTAAAGTCATCATATAATTGAGGTCGAAAGTAAACtagatggaattgaaaatgtCAAGCGAAAGCCTAGATTTCTAGCCACCAGTATAACAGTCTTTACTGTCAATCAATTTCCCTACAATCTGCAGGGAAAAACTGATGcataaatttcatcctttttacaGAACTACAGGATAGAGGTTATATTTGCTCAAAGTTTACTAAGAATTGTGATGTTCGCTTGATGTCTGATTAAAGGATTGACTTAATCTAAATAGGCATGATCAGAATGTGGCTTGTAGACTATGGCATTGCCTAATAGAATGCCTTATCTCTTCATGGAAAAGCTTGTAGAGGGGCCCTTCAATCAAGCATTACAAAGTCAAAGGGACTAATGGAAATTTTAAAGGAAATTAATTCAGTAACCTACCCATAGGACCAAATTCTCTTCCCCCGGTGGCCTTCTTGCTTCAATTGGCTTCCTTCCGGTAATTAGTTCCAGTAGGACCACACCAAAAGCATACACATCCGTCTTATCAGATATCTTCCCATGCTGGAAATACTCAGGAGCCAAGTAGCTgtgcaataaaaatttaatcaaaaaattagaaaagaaatataaatttgttgaaCCATTAAAAAGACATGTATGGTTTCTTTTCTCATACCCAAATGTCCCCTTGACAGTTTTACAAAGGAAAGGGACTGAAGGTGCAGAAGTCCAAGTAGCTAAACCGAAATCACACAACTGCAAGCAGAATTGTCATTATTGGTCAATAAAAAGAGCATGCGTAGACTAAAATTGACTCCGAATACCACAGAACCACTTAAATGAGAGATTGTAAACCATAAAACAAACCCCCTTACCTTTGGGATTTTCTTGGAAGAAAGGAGTATATTTGAGGGTTTAATATCTCTATGAACAACACATCTCTCAGTTCCATTATGCAAATATGCAATTGCTTGTGCAATTCCAAGTGCAACCTTGTATCTCACAGACCAGGAAAGGCCTGAAGAACCCTTGACTCCTACCTTTACTTTCTTCTTATCTGCAAAAGGTATTCCATAAATTACTCAAATTCCaccaaattcaatcaaatttcaaatttccaaatcaaagaacaagaaattataCCGTGCAAATGGCGTTCTAAGCTTCCACCAGATACATATTTGTACACCAAGAACAAACCCTCCTCCGGATCAATACAGAACCCCACCAGAGGCACAATATTTGAGTGGTAAAGAGAACTAGCAATCATTAATTCTCTACAAAATGCTTTTGAAGCCTCTTTATCCTCCTTGTCTAATCTCTTAATTGCCACAGCGGTCCTCAAGAACCCAACTTTACCTCTAAAAACAAAGCTCAAAGCTCCCCTTCCCAAAACTCTACCTACCCATCACAACAAGAACAAATCAAAATCTCAAGCAAGAAACcaacttcaagattcaaaaccaaaaacaaaagatttcaTTTCTTACcttttgagaaattattagTAGCAGCAAGAATTTCACTATAACTGAATCTGACCAAAGAATTTGCAACTGGAGAGATACTCCTCTCAAGAGACTGAATTCTCCTCCATTTAAGCTCTTTAGCTCTCGTCTCATTCAATCCATTGTCCAAATTCACCATCAAAACagttgcagaagctgaagaatTCATGTTCATTGACTCAAGCTCAACTTGAGAGCATAAACTGAACCTGAAAGAAGAGTGAACTGAGTGTGGATCAGCATTTGTTAACTCTGAACCACTACCACAACCACCGGACTCTGCCAGCAGCCATGCCTTGTTGTGTTCTAAACTTCCATTCTTGTTATTACTCTTTTTAATGGTTTCATCACTCTCATTTGGTAAAAAACAGGCCAAGCCAGATTGCCAAAACATTTTTGACAAAAAACCTTTCATTTTCAGCTCATTATCATAGTCAAAGGAATGATCTTTGGCTATGATAGTTGAAGCGGAGAGAGCATCACAAGTAGAGCTATTTGATGGCTCTTTTGTGTTTCTACAAGTGCCTTGACAGAACCCCATTTTGAAAGCAGATCACAATGAATGCACAAGGGCCCAGAAACCAGAAAAAGAGAAtacaaaaaaagttaaagttGATGCCTCCTTTGCTTCAAGGGTGGGGGAGAATTTGCTTTTCTCTATACagactagagagagagagagagagagagagagatgggaaGGAAAGAAATGGACTTCAATGGTTTATGGTCCTTGTTTGCATAAATCAATGcaatgtatgtatgtatgcatgtatgtatgtataggTGAAGCCGTGAAGGGTTGATTAGTTTAATGGGGATTCGAGTAGAGGGAGAAGGTGGCAATTAAGAAGAGGTGTATGGTCCCTTGAAGCTTATAACctataaaaatgaaatgggTTTTATTGAGGTTTGGATTCAGTTGAtggtattttattattcaaggGAAAAATGAGTTGATTACGTAGAGAAACAAGGGATTCTTTCAGCTAATGTCAGAGTGGACAAATAGAACCCCACAAGTGCAAGTTTTAGGCATGAGCtaaatgaaagaagaaagggCACCaaccaagaagatgaagatTGTGGGTTAAAGAGTGCTTTTCAGATTGGATCATGAAATAAGAACACGAAAGAGATGACGAAGGGGGCAAAGGCTTATTAAATGTAAAAGGTGAGGCCTGTGACTTGATGGGGTTTTTTGGGAACGAAAATTcagacaagaaaagaaattgattaggACATGTGTATCATACCAAGGATTGCTTTGTAGTTTGGTGACCATCCAAAGGTCTTTACTCTTTTGCCAACCTCCAACAACCTCTCTACGTGTACAGGCAAAACTAGCTATAGCTCGATC
This region includes:
- the LOC18099373 gene encoding probable fructokinase-6, chloroplastic, producing MAALHSTAFRLGSVALSSRQELSFRRGNVKASAFSCPSSVSIPRLSFQSKALGGDGFPETKDSSLVVCFGEMLIDFVPTISGLSLADAPAFKKAPGGAPANVAVGIARLGGSSAFIGKVGEDEFGYMLAEILKENNVNSEGMRFDPGARTALAFVTLRSDGEREFMFYRNPSADMLLQEAELDLDLIRKAKILHYGSISLITEPCKSAHIAAAKAAKNAGVVLSYDPNLRLPLWPSAESAREGILSIWDTADIIKISEEEISFLTKGEDPYDDAVVRKLCHPNHKLLLVTEGPEGCRYYTKEFNGRVKGLKVDAVDTTGAGDAFVAGILSQLAKDLSLLQNEDRLREALMFANACGALTVKGRGAIPALPTREAVHNAILHSVG
- the LOC7460949 gene encoding polcalcin Syr v 3, producing the protein MADEQAELNRIFKRFDLNGDGKISAAELGDCLKTLGSVTAEEVKRMMAEIDTDGDGSISYQEFLDFAKANSGLMKDVAKIF
- the LOC18099372 gene encoding probable serine/threonine-protein kinase PBL7 — encoded protein: MGFCQGTCRNTKEPSNSSTCDALSASTIIAKDHSFDYDNELKMKGFLSKMFWQSGLACFLPNESDETIKKSNNKNGSLEHNKAWLLAESGGCGSGSELTNADPHSVHSSFRFSLCSQVELESMNMNSSASATVLMVNLDNGLNETRAKELKWRRIQSLERSISPVANSLVRFSYSEILAATNNFSKGRVLGRGALSFVFRGKVGFLRTAVAIKRLDKEDKEASKAFCRELMIASSLYHSNIVPLVGFCIDPEEGLFLVYKYVSGGSLERHLHDKKKVKVGVKGSSGLSWSVRYKVALGIAQAIAYLHNGTERCVVHRDIKPSNILLSSKKIPKLCDFGLATWTSAPSVPFLCKTVKGTFGYLAPEYFQHGKISDKTDVYAFGVVLLELITGRKPIEARRPPGEENLVLWAKPLLQKGKGAIEELLDPRLECTLRNTTQIIQMIQAATACVSNEESRRPGIDEIIGMLRGEEQPIYSNRKKSNFSGIIDCYPQLQQTKSEMNSHLALAMLGVSEFEDDDHLCCR